From a region of the Stenotrophomonas sp. BIO128-Bstrain genome:
- a CDS encoding DUF1428 domain-containing protein has translation MAYIDGFVLAVPTANKAKFLEHAHMGDAICIEHGALRVVECWGDDVPHGKQTDFHRAVAAKDDEAVLFSWIEWPDKATRDAGMQKMMEDPRMNPENNPMPFDGKRMIYGGFVPVVELTQ, from the coding sequence ATGGCCTACATCGATGGTTTTGTACTTGCCGTGCCGACCGCGAACAAAGCGAAATTCCTGGAACACGCGCACATGGGCGATGCGATCTGCATCGAGCATGGCGCGCTGCGCGTGGTGGAGTGCTGGGGCGACGATGTCCCGCATGGCAAGCAGACCGACTTCCATCGCGCGGTGGCGGCCAAGGACGATGAAGCCGTGCTGTTCTCGTGGATCGAATGGCCGGACAAAGCCACCCGCGATGCCGGTATGCAGAAGATGATGGAGGACCCGCGGATGAACCCGGAGAACAATCCGATGCCGTTCGACGGCAAGCGGATGATCTACGGTGGCTTCGTGCCGGTGGTGGAACTGACACAGTGA
- a CDS encoding DPP IV N-terminal domain-containing protein, giving the protein MAAPRSGMFHCLLFLGVAVTAITSPPAGAEAPGLVQYQRAERVLDQQLRGKVRNASVAPRWLQDGRFWYARQEDDGRTGYVLVDPVGSTRAAMFDDDVMRTALQAAGVADPGNVMQQVDRVASGDDGLRITLRVDAQRVAACTLPMPCKVQSSPAADPRDLPAPDGRHSVRVEQDNLWLRRGADGERRPLTLDGEPSYGYGVLPDFALRGIPRREGRMQIPPFAVTWSPDSRRLFGVRYDERRVLPYPYLATAPATGFRPVVHEVRLGLLGDVEQVRDAWFVSEMDGATRSIPVPEGWHALTEAGVLGWSADAGKVYTAIARYDHPARLRLVEVDVSTGSVRTVQEERSDTRVQLNSYPYNRPAVHVLQHDDGIVWFSQRDGWGHLYLVDRRDGRVVRQLTKGAWLVRDVVGVDEVRRQVLFTAGGREPGDPYQRRLYRVSLDGGAPVLLTPEAADHAIDGGTGVLMGGRPSHLLSPSAAYVVDGYSRVDQPPVSVLRSTADGRVVLELERGDDRAVRAAGWTPPQRVSVLAADGRTELQATVYLPPGYREDGRHPVIDAMYGGPHITNTPVGFVDATATMNPVARSSLAQLGFVVVSIDARGTPGRSKAFHDASFLSAADLQLDDHVAAIGALAVRYPGMDLTRVGIYGHSFGGYSAARALLRHPTFYKVGVASAGSHSFQGMYGGAIHGMDRLVGGQPVYADGTAVRPAPDAVPALFQPLANDALADRLQGRLMLVYGDLDENAMPALTLQLARALTLANKDYDLLYLPNQDHELFRNDDYYMRRMWDYFVTHLMGATPPPYRIGAAASP; this is encoded by the coding sequence ATGGCCGCACCACGTTCGGGGATGTTTCACTGTCTGCTCTTTCTCGGCGTGGCGGTCACCGCGATCACCAGCCCACCGGCCGGGGCCGAGGCGCCGGGCCTGGTGCAGTACCAGCGCGCCGAGCGCGTGCTCGACCAGCAGCTGCGCGGCAAGGTCCGCAATGCCAGCGTCGCGCCGCGCTGGCTGCAGGACGGCCGCTTCTGGTATGCCCGCCAAGAGGACGATGGCCGCACCGGCTACGTGCTGGTCGATCCGGTGGGCTCCACGCGCGCGGCGATGTTTGACGACGACGTGATGCGTACGGCGCTGCAGGCTGCCGGGGTCGCTGATCCGGGCAACGTCATGCAGCAGGTGGACCGCGTCGCCAGCGGCGACGATGGACTACGGATTACCTTGCGCGTGGACGCACAGCGGGTGGCGGCATGCACGCTGCCGATGCCGTGCAAGGTGCAGTCATCGCCTGCCGCCGATCCGCGCGACCTGCCTGCGCCTGACGGTCGGCACAGCGTGCGGGTCGAGCAGGACAATCTGTGGCTGCGGCGCGGCGCCGACGGCGAACGACGGCCGCTCACTCTTGATGGTGAGCCTTCGTACGGCTATGGGGTACTGCCCGATTTTGCATTGCGCGGCATTCCGCGCCGGGAAGGCCGGATGCAGATACCACCGTTCGCGGTGACCTGGTCTCCGGACAGCCGGCGCCTGTTCGGCGTGCGCTACGACGAACGCCGCGTCCTGCCCTATCCCTACCTGGCCACCGCGCCGGCCACAGGCTTCCGCCCGGTCGTCCACGAAGTACGGCTGGGCCTGCTGGGCGACGTCGAGCAGGTCCGCGATGCGTGGTTCGTCAGCGAGATGGATGGCGCCACACGCAGCATCCCCGTTCCCGAGGGCTGGCATGCATTGACTGAAGCCGGCGTGCTGGGCTGGTCGGCCGATGCCGGCAAGGTCTATACGGCGATCGCGCGCTATGACCACCCTGCACGGCTGCGTCTGGTCGAGGTGGATGTCAGTACCGGCAGCGTGCGCACCGTGCAGGAGGAGCGCAGCGATACCCGCGTGCAGCTCAACAGCTATCCCTACAACCGGCCGGCGGTGCATGTCCTGCAGCACGACGACGGCATCGTCTGGTTCTCGCAGCGCGATGGGTGGGGCCATCTGTACCTGGTCGATCGACGCGATGGACGTGTGGTCCGCCAGCTCACCAAGGGCGCATGGCTGGTGCGCGATGTGGTCGGCGTCGATGAGGTGCGTCGCCAGGTGCTGTTCACTGCGGGCGGGCGCGAGCCGGGTGATCCGTATCAACGACGCCTGTACCGCGTGTCGCTGGATGGTGGGGCGCCGGTCCTTCTCACACCTGAAGCGGCCGATCATGCGATCGATGGCGGAACCGGTGTGCTCATGGGCGGGCGTCCCTCCCACCTGTTGTCGCCCTCGGCGGCGTACGTGGTCGATGGCTACTCGCGGGTGGACCAGCCGCCAGTCAGCGTGCTGCGCTCAACGGCCGATGGCCGGGTTGTGCTGGAACTGGAGCGCGGCGACGACCGCGCCGTGCGCGCCGCCGGCTGGACGCCACCGCAGCGGGTGAGTGTCCTGGCCGCCGATGGACGCACCGAACTGCAGGCCACGGTCTATCTGCCGCCTGGTTACCGCGAGGACGGACGGCATCCGGTCATCGATGCCATGTACGGCGGACCGCACATCACCAATACCCCGGTGGGCTTCGTCGACGCCACCGCGACGATGAACCCCGTCGCGCGCTCCAGCCTGGCCCAGCTCGGCTTCGTGGTGGTGAGCATCGATGCGCGTGGCACACCCGGACGTTCCAAGGCTTTCCACGATGCCAGCTTCCTGAGCGCGGCCGATCTGCAGCTGGACGATCACGTCGCGGCGATCGGCGCGCTTGCCGTACGTTATCCGGGCATGGACCTGACGCGGGTCGGCATCTATGGGCATTCCTTCGGCGGCTACAGTGCGGCGCGTGCGCTGCTGCGTCATCCGACCTTCTACAAAGTCGGCGTGGCTTCGGCCGGCAGCCACAGCTTCCAGGGCATGTACGGCGGCGCGATCCACGGCATGGACCGCCTGGTCGGCGGCCAGCCGGTCTATGCAGACGGCACCGCCGTGCGCCCAGCACCGGATGCAGTGCCAGCGCTGTTCCAGCCGCTGGCCAACGATGCACTGGCCGATCGCCTGCAGGGTCGGCTGATGCTGGTCTACGGCGACCTGGATGAGAACGCGATGCCGGCGCTGACCCTGCAGTTGGCGCGCGCCCTCACGCTGGCCAACAAGGACTACGACCTGCTCTACCTGCCCAACCAGGACCACGAACTGTTCCGCAACGACGATTACTACATGCGCCGGATGTGGGATTACTTCGTCACGCATCTGATGGGCGCGACGCCGCCGCCCTACCGGATCGGGGCGGCCGCCTCGCCGTGA
- a CDS encoding lysozyme inhibitor LprI family protein, with protein MKKILWGVLFVVLAGCQQGRAIRLDLMAMEFRSECFGAGATTKCVAMRVKYNVAATQLMLDRLEDEFAKIPEPDPQAYAAARQALQRVIDRNEQDRPGWWRRILMNNIEVTYGLAAGQFLVTPNELSELAAVAAENEKRRRKVAAIDSLPVEAAAPEVSDVAFHADAAATTEGFDLDSESADPRDAPAEPEAIERIAVQAAPADETGYAGMMARMAREAEQATARPSFDCARASHPAEHLLCSDASLAAMDVRMARAYADAPACGTDRAALRADQRQWLQHQRNQCSDAACLEDAYQARIAQLEQYCTG; from the coding sequence GTGAAGAAAATTCTGTGGGGTGTACTGTTTGTCGTGCTTGCCGGCTGCCAGCAGGGTCGGGCGATCCGCCTCGACCTGATGGCGATGGAGTTCCGGTCCGAGTGTTTCGGCGCAGGCGCGACGACAAAGTGCGTTGCCATGCGCGTCAAGTACAACGTCGCTGCAACACAGTTGATGCTTGATCGGCTGGAAGACGAGTTCGCAAAGATTCCCGAACCGGACCCCCAGGCCTATGCTGCTGCCAGGCAGGCACTTCAGCGGGTGATCGATCGCAACGAACAGGATCGTCCCGGGTGGTGGCGGCGTATCCTGATGAACAACATCGAAGTGACCTACGGTCTGGCGGCGGGTCAGTTCCTGGTGACGCCCAACGAGCTTTCGGAACTTGCGGCCGTGGCTGCCGAGAACGAAAAGCGGCGGCGCAAGGTGGCTGCGATCGATAGCCTTCCCGTAGAAGCAGCTGCGCCAGAGGTGAGCGACGTCGCCTTCCATGCCGATGCGGCGGCGACCACAGAGGGGTTTGACCTGGACTCGGAATCCGCCGATCCCCGTGATGCGCCAGCCGAGCCGGAAGCCATTGAGCGAATCGCAGTGCAGGCAGCGCCTGCAGATGAAACCGGCTATGCCGGCATGATGGCGCGCATGGCGCGCGAGGCTGAGCAAGCGACGGCCCGACCGAGTTTCGACTGCGCCCGGGCGAGCCATCCTGCCGAACACCTGCTATGCAGTGACGCCAGCCTGGCAGCCATGGACGTTCGCATGGCTCGGGCCTATGCCGATGCACCTGCATGTGGGACGGACCGGGCTGCATTGCGCGCCGATCAGCGGCAGTGGCTGCAACATCAGCGCAACCAGTGCAGCGACGCCGCCTGTCTGGAAGACGCCTATCAGGCCCGGATCGCACAACTGGAGCAGTACTGCACGGGTTGA